GTAATCCTCCTAATATTGCACCTAGCATACCGCCTCCAAATGCAGCAATTAATGCAAATATATCCATAAAACCACCCTCTTTTCTTTTTTATTAACAAATAAGTATTCTACTGCTTTGAACCACTGGAATGACTGCCCACTTTTTCTTTAGGTGCTTCATTCTTTATGGGTTCCTTTTTTGTTGTTGCATTTTTATCCGTACTTGTTTTTTCTGTTGTTTGATTCTTTTCAACGCTCTTAGTTGGCGTCTTTTTAGGTGTAGTAGGTGTTTTCTCCTCTACTTTTGTTGCTTTTTTCTCTGGTACTTCACTTTTTTCATTTTCTTTAGGCGTTACTTTATTGGAACGGGTTGATGTTTGCTTTGTGCTTTCGGCTTTCTTTGACGTATTCGTAGCAACTTTAGCAACTTTATTAGATGTTTTATTAGGCTTTTCTTCTCCAC
This genomic interval from Natranaerovirga hydrolytica contains the following:
- a CDS encoding BMC domain-containing protein, with protein sequence MNQSLGLIEVKGLVAAVLVADTMAKTANVTITQVENTRGLGWMTIKAQGDVGAVNAAVHSGKLMAESNNYLVSAKVIARPSDSVQKVFCGEEKPNKTSNKVAKVATNTSKKAESTKQTSTRSNKVTPKENEKSEVPEKKATKVEEKTPTTPKKTPTKSVEKNQTTEKTSTDKNATTKKEPIKNEAPKEKVGSHSSGSKQ